The Benincasa hispida cultivar B227 chromosome 11, ASM972705v1, whole genome shotgun sequence genome has a segment encoding these proteins:
- the LOC120091944 gene encoding metallothionein-like protein type 2 produces MSCCGGNCGCGSGCKCGSGCGGCKMFPDMSFSETTATIETFVVGFAPQKMSFEVAEMGAENGCKCGDNCTCDPCNCK; encoded by the exons ATGTCTTGCTGTGGTGGAAACTGTGGATGCGGCTCTGGCTGCAAGTGCGGAAGTGGCTGTGGAGG ATGCAAGATGTTCCCTGACATGAGCTTCTCAGAGACCACCGCTACCATCGAGACCTTCGTAGTCGGTTTCGCTCCTCAGAAGAT GTCCTTCGAGGTAGCAGAGATGGGAGCAGAGAACGGCTGCAAGTGCGGTGACAACTGCACCTGTGATCCATGCAACTGTAAATGA
- the LOC120089697 gene encoding mitochondrial import inner membrane translocase subunit Tim9 has protein sequence MDKNMLADLDGLPEEDKIKMATMIDQLQIRDSLRMYNSLVERCFTDCIDNFQRKSLTKQEETCVRRCAEKFLKHSMRVGMRFAELNQGAATSD, from the exons ATGGACAAGAACATGCTTGCTGATTTGGATGGTCTTCCTGAAGAAGACAAGATCAAAATGGCCACCATGATCGACCAGCTCCAGATCCGAGACAG TCTGAGAATGTACAACTCATTGGTCGAGAGATGCTTCACAGATTGTATAGATAACTTTCAGCGAAAATCCTTAACCAAGCAAGAGGAAACATGCGTACGTAGGTGTGCCGAGAAGTTCTTGAAGCATTCAATGCGCGTTGGAATGAGATTTGCTGAGCTCAACCAAGGAGCCGCTACCTCAGATTAA
- the LOC120090254 gene encoding kinesin-like protein KIN-10B isoform X1, translated as MISRHCLRESSSISMAAEIFELHTPARSTNHCAISKVRVVARVRPFLPQEVSVKSSRVPISCISVVDQGRISQEEVTVHLKDPETSRNECYQLDSFFGQEDHTVRQIFDKEVNPLIPGLFHGCNATVFAYGATGSGKTYTMQGTEEEPGLMPLAMLRILSLCDETGCRAEMSYYEVYLERCHDLLEPKAKEIVIMDDKEGQIHLRGLSKIGVNSMSEFRETLALGVQRRKVADTDLNEVSSRSHGVLVITVSSPVCGDSGASVTGKLNLIDLAGNEDNRRTGNEGIRLQESAKINQSLFALSNVIYALNKNLARVPYRESKLTRILQDSLGGTSRALMIACLNPGAYQESVHTVSLAARSRQISNFVLPVHKQGTPQAKVDMESKLQAWLESKGKTKSAQRIRGIGSPFSSKTPCSTASKLRKPLFSSSAKVKKTANQSACKQEKERTVTVAFGNLVENEDVVNSITTKDHDAVVKVKFNSPRKALSPLYNNGIQMPMLELSFTDQLLTASTPKTPFPANEELESFGTPLDKFGAQVSILKSCVAQKYVDFLNTASREELVELKGIGVKMAEYILDLRETSPLKSLTDLKKLGLSSKQIHNLFSKAARGIFDRIEDLGAPPCPEASLSNQ; from the exons ATGATTTCTCGCCACTGCTTACGCGAATCATCTTCCATTTCAATGGCTGCCGAAATTTTTGAACTTCACACACCTGCTAGATCCACAAACCACTGTGCAATCTCCAAGGTCAGAGTGGTTGCTAGGGTTCGTCCATTTCTCCCTCAAGAAGTTTCAGTCAAAAGTTCTAGGGTTCCAATTTCATGCATTTCTGTCGTGGATCAAGGTCGCATCTCTCAGGAGGAGGTCACCGTTCATCTCAAAGATCCGGAAACCAG TCGAAACGAGTGCTATCAATTGGACTCATTTTTTGGCCAAGAAGATCATACGGTGAGGCAGATATTCGATAAAGAAGTTAATCCATTGATTCCTGGACTCTTCCATGGATGCAACGCTACTGTGTTTGCTTATGGGGCTACTGGCAGTGGAAAGACCTACACAATGCAG GGTACTGAAGAGGAACCAGGTTTAATGCCGCTAGCCATGCTTAGAATTTTATCACTTTGTGATGAAACTGGGTGTAGAGCAGAGATGTCATACTATGAAGTGTACTTGGAAAGATGTCATGATCTTCTGGAACCCAAAGCTAAAGAAATTGTAATTATGGATGATAAAGAAGGCCAAATTCATCTTAGGGGATTGTCTAAGATTGGTGTAAATTCCATGTCTGAATTCCGGGAGACATTGGCTCTTGGAGTTCAGAGGCGGAAAGTTGCTGATACTGATCTTAATGAAGTCTCGAGTAGAAGTCATGGGGTTCTTGTAATTACAGTTTCATCACCCGTGTGTGGTGATTCTGGGGCTTCTGTTACAGGGAAGCTCAATCTCATAGATTTGGCAG GTAATGAAGATAACAGGAGGACTGGCAATGAAGGGATTCGCCTTCAAGAGAGTGCAAAAATCAACCAGTCTTTGTTTGCGCTTTCAAATGTGATATATGCATTAAACAAGAACCTTGCCCGAGTACCTTACAGAGAAAGCAAATTGACTCGCATATTGCAGGATTCTCTTGGTGGAACAAGCCGTGCTTTGATGATAGCTTGCCTG AATCCTGGAGCATATCAGGAGTCTGTCCATACAGTCAGCTTAGCAGCTCGATCGcgtcaaatttcaaattttgttttgccGGTCCATAAACAGGGAACTCCACAAGCTAAAGTTGACATGGAATCGAAGCTACAAGCTTGGCTTGAATCAAAAGGCAAGACCAAGAGTGCACAAAGAATTAGAGGGATTGGTTCTCCATTTTCTAGTAAAACACCTTGTTCTACTGCTTCGAAATTGAGAAAACCTCTCTTCAGCAGTTCTGCCAAAGTTAAGAAAACTGCCAACCAGAGTGCTTgtaaacaagaaaaagaaag GACTGTAACTGTTGCTTTCGGAAACTtggttgaaaatgaagatgTAGTTAATTCTATCACAACCAAAGATCacg ATGCAGTAGTCAAGGTGAAATTTAATAGTCCAAGAAAGGCTCTGTCACCACTCTACAACAATGGAATCCAAATGCCTATGCTGGAACTTTCGTTTACTGACCAATTATTAACTGCAAGTACTCCAAAAACACCGTTCCCTGCAAATGAGGAGCTTGAATCTTTTGGGACCCCATTAGATAAGTTTGGTGCTCAAGTATCAATCCTGAAG AGTTGCGTTGCACAAAAATATGTGGATTTCTTGAATACAGCAAGCAG AGAGGAACTAGTAGAATTGAAG GGCATTGGAGTGAAAATGGCAGAGTACATTCTCGATCTCAGAGAAACTAGTCCATTGAAATCG CTCACTGACTTGAAGAAACTAGGACTCTCATCCAAGCAG ATTCACAATTTATTCAGCAAAGCTGCAAGGGGGATATTTGATAGAATAGAAGATTTGGGGGCTCCCCCTTGCCCAGAAGCTTCATTATCCAACCAATAA
- the LOC120090254 gene encoding kinesin-like protein KIN-10B isoform X2 → MISRHCLRESSSISMAAEIFELHTPARSTNHCAISKVRVVARVRPFLPQEVSVKSSRVPISCISVVDQGRISQEEVTVHLKDPETSRNECYQLDSFFGQEDHTVRQIFDKEVNPLIPGLFHGCNATVFAYGATGSGKTYTMQGTEEEPGLMPLAMLRILSLCDETGCRAEMSYYEVYLERCHDLLEPKAKEIVIMDDKEGQIHLRGLSKIGVNSMSEFRETLALGVQRRKVADTDLNEVSSRSHGVLVITVSSPVCGDSGASVTGKLNLIDLAGNEDNRRTGNEGIRLQESAKINQSLFALSNVIYALNKNLARVPYRESKLTRILQDSLGGTSRALMIACLNPGAYQESVHTVSLAARSRQISNFVLPVHKQGTPQAKVDMESKLQAWLESKGKTKSAQRIRGIGSPFSSKTPCSTASKLRKPLFSSSAKVKKTANQSACKQEKERTVTVAFGNLVENEDVVNSITTKDHDAVVKVKFNSPRKALSPLYNNGIQMPMLELSFTDQLLTASTPKTPFPANEELESFGTPLDKFGAQVSILKFIIYFFMQYGFQ, encoded by the exons ATGATTTCTCGCCACTGCTTACGCGAATCATCTTCCATTTCAATGGCTGCCGAAATTTTTGAACTTCACACACCTGCTAGATCCACAAACCACTGTGCAATCTCCAAGGTCAGAGTGGTTGCTAGGGTTCGTCCATTTCTCCCTCAAGAAGTTTCAGTCAAAAGTTCTAGGGTTCCAATTTCATGCATTTCTGTCGTGGATCAAGGTCGCATCTCTCAGGAGGAGGTCACCGTTCATCTCAAAGATCCGGAAACCAG TCGAAACGAGTGCTATCAATTGGACTCATTTTTTGGCCAAGAAGATCATACGGTGAGGCAGATATTCGATAAAGAAGTTAATCCATTGATTCCTGGACTCTTCCATGGATGCAACGCTACTGTGTTTGCTTATGGGGCTACTGGCAGTGGAAAGACCTACACAATGCAG GGTACTGAAGAGGAACCAGGTTTAATGCCGCTAGCCATGCTTAGAATTTTATCACTTTGTGATGAAACTGGGTGTAGAGCAGAGATGTCATACTATGAAGTGTACTTGGAAAGATGTCATGATCTTCTGGAACCCAAAGCTAAAGAAATTGTAATTATGGATGATAAAGAAGGCCAAATTCATCTTAGGGGATTGTCTAAGATTGGTGTAAATTCCATGTCTGAATTCCGGGAGACATTGGCTCTTGGAGTTCAGAGGCGGAAAGTTGCTGATACTGATCTTAATGAAGTCTCGAGTAGAAGTCATGGGGTTCTTGTAATTACAGTTTCATCACCCGTGTGTGGTGATTCTGGGGCTTCTGTTACAGGGAAGCTCAATCTCATAGATTTGGCAG GTAATGAAGATAACAGGAGGACTGGCAATGAAGGGATTCGCCTTCAAGAGAGTGCAAAAATCAACCAGTCTTTGTTTGCGCTTTCAAATGTGATATATGCATTAAACAAGAACCTTGCCCGAGTACCTTACAGAGAAAGCAAATTGACTCGCATATTGCAGGATTCTCTTGGTGGAACAAGCCGTGCTTTGATGATAGCTTGCCTG AATCCTGGAGCATATCAGGAGTCTGTCCATACAGTCAGCTTAGCAGCTCGATCGcgtcaaatttcaaattttgttttgccGGTCCATAAACAGGGAACTCCACAAGCTAAAGTTGACATGGAATCGAAGCTACAAGCTTGGCTTGAATCAAAAGGCAAGACCAAGAGTGCACAAAGAATTAGAGGGATTGGTTCTCCATTTTCTAGTAAAACACCTTGTTCTACTGCTTCGAAATTGAGAAAACCTCTCTTCAGCAGTTCTGCCAAAGTTAAGAAAACTGCCAACCAGAGTGCTTgtaaacaagaaaaagaaag GACTGTAACTGTTGCTTTCGGAAACTtggttgaaaatgaagatgTAGTTAATTCTATCACAACCAAAGATCacg ATGCAGTAGTCAAGGTGAAATTTAATAGTCCAAGAAAGGCTCTGTCACCACTCTACAACAATGGAATCCAAATGCCTATGCTGGAACTTTCGTTTACTGACCAATTATTAACTGCAAGTACTCCAAAAACACCGTTCCCTGCAAATGAGGAGCTTGAATCTTTTGGGACCCCATTAGATAAGTTTGGTGCTCAAGTATCAATCCTGAAG TTCATTATCTACTTCTTCATGCAATACGGATTCCAGTAA